The Puntigrus tetrazona isolate hp1 chromosome 3, ASM1883169v1, whole genome shotgun sequence genome contains a region encoding:
- the LOC122341973 gene encoding LOW QUALITY PROTEIN: serine/threonine-protein kinase pim-3-like (The sequence of the model RefSeq protein was modified relative to this genomic sequence to represent the inferred CDS: inserted 1 base in 1 codon) yields the protein MEVGLMLMAIDGPSFPQIIELLDWEDDEDHYVMVMERPVPCVDLFTFLHDYGGSLDEGTARKIMRQVINAAKTCCARGVFHRDIKLENVLVNQDTLEVKLIDFGCGALMKRSAFKVFCGTQEYCPPEVSMKGRYHAKPTTVWTLGFILYEMLCGXCPSSHDRHMIAVDLWSRPGLSKECCQMISDCLQPDPQKRLRLDKMHLHEWFKVRSLKTS from the exons ATGGAGGTTGGCCTGATGCTCATGGCCATTGATGGCCCCAGCTTTCCCCAGATAATTGAGCTGCTTGACTGGGAGGACGACGAAGACCACTATGTAATGGTCATGGAGCGCCCCGTGCCTTGCGTGGACTTGTTCACTTTTCTCCATGACTATGGAGGAAGCCTTGATGAGGGGACGGCACGAAAGATCATGCGGCAGGTCATTAATGCGGCTAAAACTTGCTGCGCGCGTGGCGTCTTCCATCGGGATATAAAGCTGGAGAACGTCCTGGTGAACCAGGACACCTTAGAGGTCAAATTAATTGACTTTGGGTGCGGTGCGCTCATGAAGAGATCTGCCTTCAAAGTCTTCTGTG GCACACAAGAGTACTGTCCACCCGAGGTCAGCATGAAGGGCAGGTACCACGCAAAACCCACTACAGTGTGGACGCTGGGGTTCATCCTGTATGAAATGCTGTGTG AATGTCCTTCATCACACGACCGTCACATGATCGCTGTGGACCTCTGGAGCAGACCTGGCTTGTCAAAAG AATGCTGCCAGATGATTTCGGATTGTCTGCAGCCTGATCCACAGAAGAGACTCAGACTGGATAAGATGCATCTCCATGAATGGTTTAAGGTACGGAGTCTTAAGACTAGCTAA